In a single window of the Terriglobus roseus genome:
- a CDS encoding metal-sulfur cluster assembly factor, producing the protein MNSAPTQDDIREALRVCFDPELSVNIVDLGLVYSVDIQQDTEWPGFQPRYVPHVVMTMRAPSEEREAMLIGQVKNRLAGLPDVSRSEVTLVWEPAWTADRMSAAARQQLGLDRAPRQGLVTIKL; encoded by the coding sequence ATGAATTCCGCACCCACCCAGGACGACATCCGCGAAGCCCTCCGCGTCTGCTTTGACCCGGAGCTGTCCGTGAACATCGTCGATCTTGGCCTGGTCTACAGCGTTGACATCCAGCAGGACACCGAATGGCCCGGCTTCCAGCCGCGCTATGTTCCACACGTCGTCATGACCATGCGCGCACCCAGCGAGGAGCGGGAGGCCATGCTGATCGGCCAGGTCAAGAACCGCCTCGCCGGCCTTCCCGACGTCAGCCGCAGCGAAGTCACTCTCGTGTGGGAACCAGCCTGGACCGCCGACCGCATGAGCGCCGCCGCGCGCCAGCAACTCGGCCTCGACCGCGCACCGAGGCAAGGCCTCGTCACCATCAAACTCTAG
- a CDS encoding cold-shock protein encodes MAQYKGTVKWFNNAKGYGFLGRDDGGADVFVHYSSIQLDGYKSLKEGDPVEFDVIQGSKGPQADAVILTQSQA; translated from the coding sequence GTGGCACAGTACAAGGGCACAGTGAAGTGGTTCAACAACGCTAAGGGCTATGGCTTTCTGGGTCGTGATGATGGCGGCGCAGATGTCTTCGTTCACTACAGCTCCATCCAGCTGGATGGCTACAAGAGCCTGAAAGAAGGCGATCCCGTTGAGTTCGACGTGATCCAGGGCAGCAAAGGCCCGCAGGCAGACGCAGTGATTCTGACCCAGTCCCAGGCTTAA
- a CDS encoding polyprenyl synthetase family protein, with amino-acid sequence MSFDYAQLVKSGIALTDAALERLLPETATQPHNIHRAMRHSVFAGGKRLRPLLVMESARMIAGDLPDGAADVGAAIEMLHTYSLIHDDLPALDNDDLRRGKPTCHVVYGEAMAILAGDALQTLAYETLAKLPGDAAAKIEIVKEVAVATGTGVGSEGLAPGMIGGQVMDIEGEGQKPTAELVEAIHRSKTGALITVSIVAGGLIGGASVEEVTHLRRFGERAGLAFQIVDDILDVTQSSEELGKTAGKDTASDKATWPAVFGLDASRETAAELLRDGLAELDIFGQRADALKAVARALVERTN; translated from the coding sequence ATGAGTTTTGATTACGCGCAGCTCGTCAAATCTGGAATCGCACTGACGGACGCTGCGCTTGAGCGCTTGCTGCCCGAAACCGCCACACAGCCTCACAACATTCACAGGGCCATGCGTCACTCCGTCTTCGCTGGCGGCAAGCGTCTGCGGCCGCTGCTGGTGATGGAAAGCGCGCGCATGATAGCCGGCGATCTGCCGGACGGCGCCGCGGATGTTGGCGCAGCCATCGAGATGCTGCACACCTACTCGCTCATCCATGACGATCTACCCGCGCTGGACAACGACGATCTGCGCCGCGGCAAGCCAACCTGCCACGTCGTCTACGGCGAAGCCATGGCGATTCTGGCTGGCGATGCGTTGCAGACACTCGCTTACGAGACACTCGCGAAGCTGCCCGGCGATGCCGCAGCGAAGATCGAGATCGTCAAGGAAGTAGCGGTCGCCACCGGGACTGGTGTGGGCTCCGAAGGCCTTGCACCCGGCATGATCGGCGGCCAGGTGATGGACATCGAAGGCGAAGGTCAGAAGCCGACCGCAGAGCTTGTCGAAGCGATCCATCGCTCCAAGACAGGCGCACTCATCACGGTCTCCATCGTTGCAGGCGGCCTGATCGGCGGAGCTTCCGTCGAAGAAGTTACCCACCTGCGCCGCTTCGGTGAGCGCGCCGGCCTCGCCTTCCAGATCGTCGATGACATCCTGGACGTCACCCAGAGCAGTGAAGAACTCGGCAAGACCGCCGGCAAAGACACCGCAAGCGACAAGGCCACATGGCCGGCTGTCTTCGGACTCGATGCCTCGCGCGAGACCGCAGCGGAACTGCTGCGCGACGGCCTGGCAGAGCTCGACATCTTCGGCCAACGCGCCGATGCGCTGAAGGCCGTAGCCCGCGCGCTCGTCGAGCGCACCAACTAG
- a CDS encoding dipeptidase, which translates to MKSQAGASRRRFLATATMATGAALLARRSGWAIGTIDPKVSGIVANMIGIDTHNHVDLPLTAAEMPGPDIDLVGEMKRSGLSAICMTFATDYQQGDAYDRFLKGLEAADHQLKRSGVRRSLSVSDIRTAHKQQQPTVVQSVEGGHFLQGRVERVEEAYGRGLRHLGLLHDSDATVALGDVYTNTPKYGGLTAFGASVIKECNRLGMLIDLAHADTKTTEAALRLSTRPVIISHTGLDTQLGDNPRIAQMMRPRLISKEQATMVAKAGGLVGVWTHLADTPLAFAQNLRAMADVIGIDHVCIGTDTKLTQPAPRGPGGPPPGGGPPGGPKPDGSQGGPSQGGVGDGMPGGPRPGPQGARAGERTNYAWNGQTEGFLYVVVDAMLKTGFTADEIAKIGGGNYLRIFGQAVKA; encoded by the coding sequence ATGAAGTCTCAGGCAGGCGCGTCAAGGCGGCGTTTCCTCGCAACCGCAACCATGGCAACAGGCGCCGCACTGCTCGCGCGACGGTCAGGATGGGCTATTGGCACGATCGACCCGAAGGTTTCCGGCATCGTTGCCAACATGATCGGCATCGACACCCACAACCACGTCGACCTCCCGCTCACCGCAGCCGAGATGCCTGGACCCGATATCGACCTCGTCGGCGAGATGAAGAGATCCGGCCTGTCCGCGATCTGCATGACCTTTGCCACGGACTACCAGCAGGGCGATGCCTATGACCGCTTCCTTAAGGGGCTGGAGGCCGCGGACCATCAGTTGAAACGCAGCGGAGTGAGGCGCTCACTTTCAGTGTCAGACATCCGCACCGCGCACAAGCAGCAGCAGCCAACCGTGGTCCAGTCGGTGGAGGGTGGCCACTTCCTGCAGGGTCGCGTCGAGCGAGTGGAAGAGGCCTATGGTCGCGGCCTGCGACACCTCGGCCTGCTGCATGACAGCGATGCCACCGTGGCACTCGGCGACGTCTACACCAACACGCCGAAGTACGGCGGCCTGACTGCCTTCGGTGCCTCTGTCATCAAGGAGTGCAACCGGCTGGGCATGCTCATCGACCTCGCCCATGCCGACACAAAGACGACGGAGGCCGCACTCCGGCTCAGCACGCGCCCCGTCATCATCTCTCACACCGGCCTGGACACACAGCTCGGAGACAACCCGCGTATAGCCCAGATGATGCGCCCGCGCCTCATCAGCAAAGAACAGGCAACGATGGTCGCGAAGGCGGGTGGCCTGGTCGGTGTCTGGACGCATCTGGCCGATACACCACTCGCCTTCGCGCAGAACCTTCGAGCCATGGCCGACGTCATCGGCATCGATCACGTCTGCATCGGCACGGACACCAAGCTGACCCAGCCCGCACCACGTGGCCCCGGCGGACCGCCTCCGGGTGGTGGGCCTCCGGGTGGACCAAAGCCCGATGGCAGCCAAGGCGGTCCTTCGCAGGGTGGTGTTGGCGACGGCATGCCGGGCGGCCCTCGTCCCGGACCACAGGGTGCACGAGCCGGCGAACGCACCAACTACGCATGGAACGGCCAGACAGAAGGGTTCCTCTACGTCGTCGTCGACGCGATGCTCAAGACCGGCTTCACCGCCGATGAGATCGCAAAGATCGGCGGCGGCAACTATCTCCGCATCTTTGGCCAAGCCGTGAAGGCCTGA
- a CDS encoding citrate synthase, which yields MSQAVAPRGLEGVVATTSGICWIDGDAGVLSYRGIDIHELAAKSTFEESTYLLWFGKLPTAAELADFKKTLAASRIMDASVLDFLKSLPKDASVMEVLRTTVSLLSMTDADDADSSHDANVRKSFRLTSQIAMIVAYFDRIRKGKDIVQPDLSLSHAGNFLYMLNGVKPIHEAERAFDVALILHADHELNASTFAARVIAATLSDVHSAITGAIGALKGPLHGGANEAVMKLLYQIDAAGADPVTYVRDLLARKEKISGFGHRVYKTEDPRATHLRRMSKDLGTAAGNAKWYEMSEKIEGFVKGEKKLNANVDFYSASTYTTLGIDMDLFTPIFAVSRISGWAAHVIEQHDNNRLIRPRADYTGPAYPAPYIPVSARS from the coding sequence ATGTCGCAGGCAGTTGCCCCTCGCGGGCTTGAAGGCGTTGTCGCAACTACCTCCGGAATCTGCTGGATCGATGGCGACGCGGGTGTTCTTTCCTACCGCGGCATCGATATCCACGAACTCGCGGCGAAGTCGACCTTCGAAGAAAGTACCTACCTTCTATGGTTCGGCAAGTTGCCGACTGCAGCAGAACTCGCAGACTTCAAGAAGACCCTTGCCGCCTCCCGCATCATGGACGCGAGTGTCCTCGACTTTCTGAAGAGCCTGCCCAAGGATGCAAGTGTGATGGAAGTCCTGCGCACCACGGTCAGCCTGTTGAGCATGACCGACGCGGATGACGCAGACAGCAGCCACGACGCCAACGTCCGCAAGAGCTTTCGCCTGACCAGCCAGATCGCCATGATCGTGGCCTACTTCGACCGCATCCGCAAGGGCAAGGACATCGTCCAGCCGGATCTGTCGTTGAGCCACGCCGGCAATTTCCTCTACATGCTGAACGGCGTCAAGCCGATTCATGAAGCAGAGCGCGCGTTTGACGTGGCGCTGATCCTGCACGCGGACCACGAACTGAATGCATCCACCTTTGCCGCGCGCGTGATCGCAGCGACTCTGAGCGATGTCCACTCTGCTATTACGGGCGCCATCGGCGCGCTCAAAGGACCACTACACGGCGGCGCGAACGAAGCTGTCATGAAGCTGCTGTACCAGATCGACGCTGCCGGTGCGGATCCCGTCACGTATGTCCGCGATCTGCTGGCTCGTAAGGAGAAGATCTCCGGCTTCGGCCACCGTGTGTACAAGACGGAAGACCCTCGCGCAACGCACCTGCGGCGTATGTCGAAGGACCTTGGCACTGCCGCCGGCAATGCGAAGTGGTACGAGATGAGTGAGAAGATCGAAGGCTTCGTGAAGGGCGAAAAGAAGCTGAACGCCAACGTTGACTTCTACTCCGCATCGACCTACACGACGCTGGGTATTGACATGGATCTGTTCACACCGATCTTCGCCGTCAGCCGCATCTCCGGATGGGCTGCCCACGTGATTGAGCAGCACGATAACAATCGCCTGATCCGCCCGCGCGCCGACTACACCGGCCCGGCTTATCCCGCACCGTACATCCCGGTGAGCGCACGCTCCTGA
- the bshC gene encoding bacillithiol biosynthesis cysteine-adding enzyme BshC — MSVECYPITVLPHLAKLFREYTELRTAPADAPIRRFYASSPFDDRWKQGTKPSLQPDRKLLVDTLTAQAVGFNAGESTFANLDKLRDGARAVVTGQQVGLFGGPLLTLLKAATAIRKAQVASEAGVPHVPVFWMATEDHDLDEVNQVALLGKHGVETLRSTFADHKQQPVGDLKLGPQIEAVVAQAEELLAYAPITELLRETYTPADTLASAFGKFLTGVFREHGLIVIDASTRAFHAMGAPVLRYAIEHADELHVAVTTRGAELASAGYSSQVLVNDDSTLLFLVDDHGQRLPLRRPKQASGERAWKAGTHDYSTEELLAILETSPERLSPNALLRPIFQDAILPTSAYVGGPAEIAYFAQCRPIFEAILGAATPALPRLSATLVPPAIRTVMDRHELTLRDALVTSDELSQRLAARAMPIEGKRKIAAAGNALDEELKDVERWMSAMDPNLGKSAGVAANKMRYQMNRLRRLAANWQLEREAHLRKHADAITLNLFPKGIVQERLLAGIQLLALSTGDLANLLVENGEQDCPGHRVFDI; from the coding sequence ATGAGCGTAGAGTGTTACCCGATCACTGTCCTTCCGCACCTGGCGAAGCTGTTTCGCGAGTACACGGAACTGCGTACCGCGCCGGCCGACGCGCCCATTCGCCGGTTCTACGCCAGCAGCCCCTTCGACGACCGTTGGAAGCAGGGCACAAAGCCGTCGCTGCAGCCGGATCGCAAGCTACTGGTGGATACCCTTACCGCGCAGGCCGTCGGCTTCAACGCGGGTGAGTCGACCTTTGCCAACCTGGACAAGCTGCGGGACGGCGCTCGCGCCGTTGTGACCGGGCAACAGGTTGGACTGTTTGGCGGACCGCTGCTCACGCTGCTAAAGGCCGCAACAGCGATCCGGAAAGCACAGGTGGCCAGCGAAGCCGGAGTGCCGCACGTTCCTGTCTTCTGGATGGCTACCGAAGACCATGACCTGGACGAAGTGAATCAGGTGGCCCTGCTGGGTAAGCACGGCGTTGAGACGCTCCGCTCGACCTTCGCCGACCACAAGCAACAGCCTGTTGGCGACCTAAAGCTCGGTCCGCAGATTGAAGCAGTCGTTGCACAGGCCGAAGAGCTTTTGGCTTACGCGCCCATCACGGAACTGCTGCGCGAGACCTACACCCCGGCGGACACGCTGGCATCCGCCTTTGGCAAGTTTCTGACTGGCGTCTTCCGCGAGCATGGCCTGATCGTCATCGATGCCAGCACGCGTGCGTTCCACGCCATGGGCGCGCCCGTTCTTCGCTACGCCATTGAGCACGCGGACGAGCTGCATGTCGCTGTCACCACGCGCGGTGCGGAGCTTGCCTCAGCGGGGTACAGCTCGCAGGTGCTGGTGAATGATGACTCAACCCTCTTGTTTCTGGTGGACGATCACGGGCAGCGCTTGCCCCTGCGCCGTCCGAAGCAGGCAAGCGGCGAGCGTGCCTGGAAGGCCGGAACCCACGACTACAGCACGGAGGAATTGCTCGCGATCCTGGAGACTTCACCCGAGCGCCTGAGCCCGAATGCGCTGCTGCGGCCCATCTTTCAGGACGCGATCCTGCCCACATCCGCTTACGTCGGCGGACCGGCGGAGATTGCCTACTTTGCGCAGTGCCGCCCGATCTTTGAGGCCATCCTGGGGGCAGCGACTCCAGCTCTGCCGCGTCTCTCTGCGACGCTGGTACCGCCTGCGATTCGAACTGTGATGGATCGCCATGAACTGACCTTGCGCGATGCGTTGGTGACGAGCGATGAACTCTCGCAGCGCCTTGCGGCCCGCGCCATGCCTATTGAAGGCAAGCGCAAGATTGCCGCTGCGGGCAATGCGCTCGATGAGGAATTGAAGGACGTTGAACGCTGGATGTCCGCGATGGATCCCAATCTGGGCAAGTCCGCTGGAGTAGCCGCCAACAAGATGCGCTACCAGATGAACCGCCTGCGTCGGCTGGCTGCCAACTGGCAGTTGGAGCGCGAAGCCCATCTGCGCAAGCATGCTGACGCCATCACGCTGAACCTCTTCCCCAAGGGCATCGTGCAGGAGCGGCTGCTGGCCGGCATTCAACTGCTCGCGCTTAGTACCGGTGATCTCGCGAACCTTCTGGTTGAGAACGGCGAGCAGGATTGTCCCGGCCATAGGGTGTTCGATATCTAG
- a CDS encoding glycoside hydrolase family 28 protein → MNRLSFLLLAFALPIHAATVTANNFGAKGDGVADDTKAIQKALDAAAGKHDTVTLKPGTYRIGSIFVKSGSRLDVPKGVTLRGIQSLDAYPLMPTRIAGIEMTWPAALVNVYKQTDVQITGEGTIDGDGSYWWKSYWDLRAQYEPKGLRWASDYDAKRPRLIQVFDSSNVKLDGPTLTRSGFWTVHICYSHDVTIDHVTIRNNEGGKGPSTDGIDIDSSHDVLVQHADIDVNDDALCLKAGRDSDGLRVNRPTYNVVLRDSLIRTGAAAVTFGSETSGGFRNIEAYNLTAMRGVTNGVLIKSAKVRGGFGENLRVHDLHLDGVKTPIKVTLNWNPAYSYTALPAGTDPKTVPPYWIPLTTKVPEAQGLAHFHDVHFWNIDARDAETAIDMAAYPNATLDNFQIDHVNVVANTAGSIANTKGLKLSEIHLTVADGSTLKSEDNTGIAGLGAVKYVAGQKTHPGNVKIPD, encoded by the coding sequence ATGAATCGTCTCAGTTTTCTGTTGCTTGCATTTGCCTTGCCGATACATGCGGCTACCGTTACAGCGAATAACTTTGGCGCCAAGGGCGACGGTGTGGCCGACGATACGAAGGCGATCCAGAAGGCGCTGGATGCTGCTGCGGGCAAACACGACACCGTCACGCTGAAGCCCGGCACCTACCGCATCGGTTCGATCTTTGTGAAGAGCGGGTCCCGGCTGGATGTCCCGAAAGGCGTCACGCTGCGCGGCATTCAGTCGCTTGATGCGTACCCGCTGATGCCGACGCGCATCGCAGGCATTGAGATGACGTGGCCGGCCGCGCTGGTCAACGTCTACAAGCAGACCGACGTGCAAATCACCGGCGAGGGCACGATCGACGGCGACGGTTCGTACTGGTGGAAGAGCTATTGGGATCTGCGCGCGCAGTATGAGCCCAAGGGGCTGCGCTGGGCCAGCGACTACGACGCGAAGCGGCCCCGGCTGATCCAGGTCTTCGACTCCTCGAACGTCAAGCTGGATGGACCGACTCTCACGCGCTCAGGCTTCTGGACGGTACACATCTGTTATTCGCATGACGTGACGATCGACCACGTGACCATTCGCAACAATGAGGGCGGCAAGGGCCCGTCGACGGACGGCATCGACATCGACAGCTCCCACGACGTGCTGGTACAGCATGCCGACATCGATGTGAATGACGACGCCCTCTGCCTCAAGGCTGGCCGCGACTCCGATGGTCTGCGTGTGAACCGGCCAACGTACAACGTAGTCCTGCGTGACTCGCTGATCCGCACCGGCGCCGCGGCTGTTACGTTCGGCAGCGAGACCTCGGGCGGCTTCCGCAACATCGAGGCATACAACCTGACCGCGATGCGTGGCGTAACGAATGGCGTGCTGATCAAGAGCGCGAAGGTTCGCGGCGGCTTTGGCGAGAACCTGCGCGTGCATGATCTGCACCTGGATGGTGTGAAGACACCCATCAAGGTGACGCTGAACTGGAACCCCGCGTACAGCTACACCGCGCTGCCTGCCGGCACCGATCCTAAGACCGTGCCGCCGTACTGGATTCCGCTCACCACAAAGGTCCCAGAGGCGCAGGGCCTGGCGCACTTTCATGATGTTCACTTCTGGAACATCGATGCAAGGGACGCGGAGACGGCCATCGACATGGCAGCGTACCCGAATGCAACGCTGGATAACTTCCAGATCGACCACGTAAACGTTGTAGCGAACACTGCCGGTTCCATCGCAAATACGAAGGGACTCAAGTTGAGTGAGATTCACCTGACCGTGGCGGATGGCAGCACGTTGAAGTCTGAGGACAATACCGGCATTGCGGGTCTGGGGGCGGTGAAGTATGTCGCCGGGCAGAAGACGCATCCGGGGAATGTGAAGATTCCGGATTAG
- a CDS encoding NUDIX hydrolase, with the protein MNKKLTPAKSSKAAPGRSREMPEVPVAKPKVPKNKAQILKSKLAYQGKVFSVYTEQVREPNGVEAVRDVVRHSGSVVVLAVDETTNPADPLIVIERQFRHAADQYLLELPAGRVEPGENVLAAAKRELIEETGYRAKKWTKLVRYYASPGFVGEWMEIYLASGIVAGTAEPEDDERIEVSLMPLSQLLKMCTSGQIHDGKTIVGTMIYAQRRADQQ; encoded by the coding sequence GTGAATAAGAAGTTGACGCCAGCGAAGAGTTCGAAGGCCGCCCCCGGGCGATCGCGTGAGATGCCCGAAGTCCCCGTCGCAAAGCCCAAAGTGCCAAAGAATAAGGCGCAGATCCTGAAGAGCAAGCTGGCCTACCAAGGCAAGGTCTTCAGCGTGTACACCGAGCAGGTGCGCGAACCAAACGGCGTAGAAGCCGTCCGCGACGTTGTGCGCCACTCCGGATCGGTCGTCGTGCTGGCCGTTGACGAGACGACAAATCCTGCCGACCCGCTCATCGTGATCGAGCGCCAGTTCCGTCATGCCGCCGACCAGTACCTGCTGGAGCTGCCGGCCGGCCGTGTTGAACCGGGCGAGAACGTCCTGGCCGCCGCCAAGCGCGAGCTGATCGAGGAAACCGGCTACCGGGCAAAGAAGTGGACGAAGCTCGTCCGCTACTACGCCAGTCCCGGCTTCGTGGGCGAGTGGATGGAGATTTACCTCGCCAGCGGCATCGTCGCCGGTACCGCTGAGCCGGAGGATGACGAGCGCATCGAAGTCAGCCTGATGCCCCTGTCGCAGCTGCTGAAGATGTGCACGTCCGGCCAGATTCATGACGGTAAAACGATCGTCGGCACCATGATCTACGCGCAGCGCCGCGCGGACCAACAGTAG
- the polX gene encoding DNA polymerase/3'-5' exonuclease PolX, translating into MDNITMARLLDETAALLEIDAADPFRVRSYRRAAEAVEQQTTALASLVDDPKQLLAIAGIGKGMAANIVDLERTGSMPLRDELLQKYRPSMLDLLRLPSMGPKTVALLWSALQIENMDQLETAAKEGHLAKLPRFGQKQVDKLLKGIEDHRRNSGRFRIDNAAETADKIAALLREFPGIETITPAGSLRRGRETVGDLDLLVTGPACEADVVAAAVEYVASLPLIDVLLAKGQNKVSFTLRTGLQVDVRLLPRASYGAALQYFTGSKMHNVTLRQKALKRGYTLSEYALARMNPEEGESSIVAAATEEDIYAALGMQWIAPELRENCGELEAAEAGSLPSLITLADIRGDVHMHTVATDGSFTIREMADAALERGLQYIAITDHSKNLAMTNGLDDARAQAHVRAIRAVDAEMEGRIRVFAGIEVDILQDGSLDLEDETLAMMDVVVGSVHSAFQMPSDEMTARLLRAIENPYLRILGHPTGRKLLRRDPYVFDMDAVLKRCAELGVAVEHNAAPARADLSDLNLRKAKALGCRISVNTDAHSIEDLAKMRFGITQLRRAWLEPKDVINTLESDAFLATLRPRPARVGA; encoded by the coding sequence ATGGACAACATCACCATGGCGCGACTGCTGGATGAGACGGCAGCGCTGCTTGAAATTGACGCAGCCGATCCGTTTCGCGTGCGCAGTTACCGACGCGCCGCGGAAGCGGTCGAGCAGCAGACGACGGCGCTCGCGTCGCTGGTCGACGACCCAAAGCAATTGCTTGCGATCGCAGGCATCGGCAAAGGCATGGCCGCAAATATCGTGGACCTCGAACGCACCGGCTCCATGCCGCTGCGGGACGAGCTGCTGCAAAAATATCGCCCGTCCATGCTGGATCTGCTGCGGTTGCCAAGCATGGGGCCGAAGACCGTCGCGCTGCTCTGGAGCGCGCTCCAAATCGAAAATATGGACCAGCTTGAGACCGCCGCCAAGGAAGGTCACCTCGCCAAGCTGCCTCGCTTCGGACAGAAGCAGGTCGACAAACTCCTTAAGGGCATTGAGGATCATCGCCGCAACTCTGGCCGCTTCCGCATCGACAATGCCGCTGAAACCGCAGACAAGATTGCCGCGCTTCTGCGCGAATTTCCGGGCATCGAAACCATCACGCCTGCGGGCTCCTTACGTCGCGGACGGGAGACGGTCGGAGACCTTGACCTCCTCGTCACAGGCCCTGCCTGCGAAGCCGATGTCGTTGCTGCAGCAGTCGAGTATGTCGCTTCCCTGCCGTTGATCGACGTGTTGCTGGCGAAAGGGCAGAACAAGGTCAGCTTCACGCTGCGCACTGGCCTGCAGGTCGATGTGCGGCTGCTGCCACGCGCGAGCTACGGCGCTGCGCTGCAGTATTTCACCGGCTCGAAGATGCACAATGTGACGCTGCGGCAGAAGGCGCTCAAACGCGGCTACACGCTGAGTGAATATGCTCTCGCACGCATGAACCCTGAAGAGGGTGAGAGCAGCATTGTCGCTGCCGCAACCGAAGAAGATATCTACGCGGCACTCGGCATGCAGTGGATTGCGCCGGAACTGCGCGAGAACTGCGGTGAGCTGGAAGCCGCGGAAGCAGGCTCGCTGCCGTCGCTCATCACGCTTGCCGATATCCGCGGCGACGTCCACATGCACACCGTTGCGACCGATGGCAGCTTCACCATTCGCGAGATGGCTGACGCTGCACTCGAGCGAGGCCTGCAGTACATCGCCATCACGGATCACTCAAAGAATCTCGCCATGACCAACGGCCTGGATGATGCGCGAGCGCAAGCGCATGTGCGAGCCATCCGCGCAGTCGATGCGGAGATGGAAGGCCGCATCCGCGTCTTCGCCGGCATCGAGGTCGACATCCTGCAGGATGGTTCACTCGACCTGGAAGACGAGACACTCGCGATGATGGATGTCGTCGTGGGGTCCGTGCATTCGGCCTTCCAGATGCCCTCCGACGAGATGACCGCGCGCCTGCTGCGGGCGATTGAGAATCCCTACCTGCGCATCCTCGGCCATCCCACTGGGCGCAAGCTGCTGCGCCGCGATCCTTATGTCTTCGACATGGACGCGGTCCTGAAACGCTGTGCTGAACTCGGTGTCGCGGTGGAACACAATGCCGCGCCGGCACGAGCCGATTTGAGCGATCTGAATCTGCGTAAGGCGAAGGCTCTGGGTTGCAGGATCAGCGTGAATACGGACGCGCACAGCATCGAGGATCTCGCGAAGATGCGCTTCGGCATCACCCAGCTTCGCCGCGCATGGCTGGAGCCAAAAGACGTCATCAACACACTCGAATCCGATGCATTCCTTGCCACGCTTCGGCCACGCCCCGCGCGTGTGGGAGCATAG
- a CDS encoding NAD(P)/FAD-dependent oxidoreductase: MHSPDVVIAGAGITGLTCALELQECGLQVVVVERGSAGREASWAAAGMLAAHDPSNPRQLSPMADLSVALYPALLDRIETLTGLRVPFETHWTLEAAAGWRHHCAMLPALQGAGYRRLPETSVDPRKLVPALRAAATAAGVVVIENSPVRAAYQSGASINVRVPDGTIHAGTFLDCSGAWSAAVSPAKGQMLRVHAPGALASGTVGNVVIRTKGVYLVPRLDGSVVVGATVEDAQFDRSVYEPDLRHLRAEAADLLPALANAPELASWAGLRPDTPDHLPILGQTDARAFVAAGHFRNGILLAPATAHLMMQLMLGMETSVELTAFRPDRFDTVVS, encoded by the coding sequence ATGCATTCTCCGGACGTAGTGATCGCGGGTGCGGGTATCACGGGGCTGACCTGCGCACTGGAGCTGCAGGAATGCGGCCTCCAGGTAGTTGTGGTTGAACGAGGCAGCGCGGGTCGCGAGGCGTCCTGGGCGGCGGCTGGCATGCTGGCTGCGCACGATCCCTCCAATCCGCGACAGCTCTCCCCCATGGCCGACCTCAGCGTGGCGCTCTACCCAGCGCTGCTCGATCGCATCGAGACGCTCACCGGTCTGCGCGTGCCCTTTGAAACGCACTGGACGCTGGAAGCCGCAGCGGGCTGGCGGCATCATTGCGCCATGCTGCCGGCGCTGCAGGGTGCAGGCTATCGACGACTGCCCGAGACGAGCGTGGACCCTCGCAAGCTGGTACCCGCGCTACGAGCCGCAGCAACCGCTGCCGGTGTGGTCGTCATCGAAAACTCTCCCGTACGCGCCGCCTACCAGAGCGGCGCCAGCATCAATGTTCGCGTGCCGGACGGGACGATTCACGCCGGTACGTTCCTGGATTGCTCCGGCGCATGGAGCGCAGCGGTCTCTCCCGCGAAGGGTCAGATGCTGCGCGTACACGCACCCGGTGCGTTAGCTTCCGGAACCGTAGGAAACGTCGTGATTCGCACGAAGGGGGTCTACCTCGTGCCGCGGCTGGATGGTTCCGTGGTCGTTGGCGCCACCGTTGAAGATGCGCAGTTCGACCGCAGCGTCTACGAGCCGGACCTACGGCATCTTCGCGCGGAAGCAGCCGATCTGTTGCCGGCACTCGCCAACGCTCCGGAACTTGCAAGCTGGGCAGGACTGCGACCCGACACGCCGGACCACCTTCCCATTCTGGGTCAGACGGATGCGCGCGCGTTTGTGGCGGCGGGACACTTCCGTAACGGCATCTTGCTGGCGCCCGCAACGGCGCACCTGATGATGCAACTGATGCTGGGCATGGAGACGTCGGTGGAACTCACGGCCTTTCGCCCGGACCGCTTTGACACGGTAGTTTCCTAG